The genomic segment TCGCTCCTGTCGTCGATTTTGTCTCGCGTGACCATGAGTTTCGGACTGACTTTTATATTGCCATCGCTAGAGGAACGACGGCACGCAACATCCTGAGAGTGATTACGCCGCTTGAGCAAATTCCTTCTACCGAAATGTTTGCTTCTTTGGAGACATCCTCCCAAGTATGGGCGCCTACCGCAGCAGTTACGATGGATCAATTGATTACCGACTTTACCAGCAAAGGGAAACAAGCGGTTTTGACAGGCGTGCGACTAACCGGACCTGTAAGAGAGGGAGACCAACGAAAAAATGTCGAGCAAATAGATACCCCTGTGCTTCTTCAATATACGACATTGGCTACTTTCCGCGGAGACAAGATGATCAACTGGCTGAGTGAAGCGGACAGCAAAGCGTATAGTTACATTACAGGCAAAGTAAAAAGCACGGTAGGAAGCATGGCCTGCAAGGGGGGAGGACTTTTGACGCTGGAAGTCATGCGCTCCGACGCCAGAATAGAGGCAACGATGAAAAATGGCACGCCTGAGGTCATCGTTCACATCGATTTGGAAAATGATATTGGGGAAGTGCAATGCAAGCTAGATCTGACAGAGAAGGATACGATCAAGGAGCTGGAAAAAGAGGCGGAAAAATCATTGGAAGCATTGGCGACAAAAGCAATTGCCAATGCCAAGAAAAATGGAGTAGACATCTATGGATTCGGCGAAGCGATCCATCGAAAATACCCGAGAGTATGGAAGAAGATAGGGGACAATTGGGAAAAGGAATTTACCAAGCTGCCTGTACATGTCATAGCCGATGTGAAAATCAGACGTTTAGGAACCATCAATAATGCCTTTGAAGAAAAGTGACTGTGTAATAGGGCAGGGGGAGTTTGTATGTCGACATTTGCTGTCATCGTTGTATCCATAATGGTTTGTGCATACGAGCTGCCCCGATTGATTCGGAAGCGGCAGCGCAAAGAGATCGCTGTCTTTCTCGGGTTGCTTGTCATCAGTGTTGGCTTGTACGCAGGAGCAGAAGAAGGGGTTGTCCCCAATCCTGTTTATTGGATGGAAATGGTTTACAAGCCGGTATACGACGGCGTCATGACATGGCTGAAGTAAACGAGGGGCATACTGAGTACACCCCCAGTAAAGGAGAGTAAATAGACGTGGACGGTCTTTTGATGAAGCTGCTCGTTAGTCCGGTGTTGGTCGTTTTGGCAGATGCTCTCTTTCCAGAAGTGAATTTCGCAAATCTATATCAGTCTGTCGGAGTCGGATTTGTCTTGGCAGTCGCCGGATATTTTTTGGATAGGGCGATTCTTACATCAGGGAGTCTTTGGCTGACGACCATGTTTGACTTGATTATCGGCTTTTTGATCGTTTATGGAAGCATTGTGTTTTTGCCGACGGCTCAAATCGCTGCAATCGGGGCCGGTTTTGTTGCGATATTTTTTGGCGTAGCGGAATATATCCAGCATCTATGGCTGATACGCACAGGACGAACGGAAAGTGTATAGTTGTTCAACGTGCAAACACACTCTTTGGGGGTGTGTTTTTTTGTGGAAAAACGTTACGATCGCTTTGTCACGATTCGCTCAATCCATGACCACGGAAGCCAATTTTTTACGGCAATCGTGAGCGCCACGCCTCGGCCAACCGGGTAGCGGAATCGCGGCTTGGGAGTGGTGGCTGCATGGACAATCGTCGAGATGACTGCGTCGGGAGCAGGTGCCTTTTCTATGATCGCTTCTACGTGACGAATGAGTTGTTTCATTTGGGAGGCGTAAGGAGAGGCTTCATTAAGCTGTTGGTCTTGCATTCCTTTTTCCCAGATTGCTGTACGAAAGGAGCCGGGCTCAACAAGGACGACTTGAACCTGAAAGGGTAGCATTTCAAGGCGAAGCGATTCGCTGAAGCCTTCGACTGCATGCTTGGATGCGGCATAAGGCGAGAGACCGGGGAAACCAAATCGCCCACTGATGCTGCTTACGTTGATAATTCGTCCAGATTGTTGCTGGCGCATATAAGGCAAGACTGCCCGAGTGACGTCGATCAGTCCGAACACATTTACATCAAACTGCTTGCGCCATTCCTCAGAAGAGACTTCCTCGGCAAAGCCACCCAACGCGTAGCCGGCATTGTTCAGTAACAGATCTATGCGCCCATGCCGTGCGATGATAGAGGAGATCGCATCCTGAATTTGTTCCGGATACGTAACATCAAGGGAAATGACTTCCAGATGCTCAGGATCTATTTGTAAGCTCGCCAATTTGTCAAGAGGGTCTCTATTTGCTAGATCACGCATAGCAGCAATTACCTGAAAACCAGCCTTGACTAAAGCGACTGATGCGTGCTTGCCAAAGCCACTTGAGGTACCAGTGACTAGTGCAATTGGTCTTTTTTGCATGAATTTCTCCTTTGAATTGGGTGTTTTGGTAGTATTTAACTGCAAAGTTCACAAATTTGTTCATAAATTTGTTAACAAAATCATAACAAATAGCCTTTGTATTAAGGAAAATTTAT from the Brevibacillus brevis genome contains:
- a CDS encoding Ger(x)C family spore germination protein, which encodes MKGIKVLLCIVLVIILAGCWDRKELNDLAIAVGIGIDKVQGGYQVSVQVVDPAEVAANKGKPGRSPVTLFTMNAPTIFEAVRKMTTISPRKIYMAHTRMLIFGEEVAREGIAPVVDFVSRDHEFRTDFYIAIARGTTARNILRVITPLEQIPSTEMFASLETSSQVWAPTAAVTMDQLITDFTSKGKQAVLTGVRLTGPVREGDQRKNVEQIDTPVLLQYTTLATFRGDKMINWLSEADSKAYSYITGKVKSTVGSMACKGGGLLTLEVMRSDARIEATMKNGTPEVIVHIDLENDIGEVQCKLDLTEKDTIKELEKEAEKSLEALATKAIANAKKNGVDIYGFGEAIHRKYPRVWKKIGDNWEKEFTKLPVHVIADVKIRRLGTINNAFEEK
- a CDS encoding oxidoreductase, producing MQKRPIALVTGTSSGFGKHASVALVKAGFQVIAAMRDLANRDPLDKLASLQIDPEHLEVISLDVTYPEQIQDAISSIIARHGRIDLLLNNAGYALGGFAEEVSSEEWRKQFDVNVFGLIDVTRAVLPYMRQQQSGRIINVSSISGRFGFPGLSPYAASKHAVEGFSESLRLEMLPFQVQVVLVEPGSFRTAIWEKGMQDQQLNEASPYASQMKQLIRHVEAIIEKAPAPDAVISTIVHAATTPKPRFRYPVGRGVALTIAVKNWLPWSWIERIVTKRS
- a CDS encoding DUF2512 family protein, translating into MDGLLMKLLVSPVLVVLADALFPEVNFANLYQSVGVGFVLAVAGYFLDRAILTSGSLWLTTMFDLIIGFLIVYGSIVFLPTAQIAAIGAGFVAIFFGVAEYIQHLWLIRTGRTESV